The Saccharomonospora cyanea NA-134 genome includes a region encoding these proteins:
- the egtC gene encoding ergothioneine biosynthesis protein EgtC: MCRHVGYLGPPAAPAGPVLHAPHSLAVQSYAPKDMRGGGTVNVDGFGIGWFADDGYPTRYRRVGPIWTDPALERLLHPVRSGAFLGAVRSGTVGMPVTEGACAPFADDDWLFSHNGVVLGWPESVAGLAEELPVVDLLRLDAPTDSALLWAWLRHALRGGAHPVDTVTELVRRVAATARGARLNLLLVGRTVLVATAWSHSLWVRSPGAGVLVASEPCDEEPGWRPVPDGGLLVAHTTDDGASTTYEVGKIAQPEERSQV; the protein is encoded by the coding sequence GTGTGTAGGCACGTCGGGTACCTCGGACCGCCCGCGGCACCTGCCGGACCGGTGTTGCACGCGCCGCACTCGCTGGCGGTCCAGTCGTACGCGCCGAAGGACATGCGGGGCGGCGGCACGGTGAACGTCGACGGCTTCGGCATCGGCTGGTTCGCCGACGACGGCTACCCGACGCGATACCGCCGGGTCGGTCCGATCTGGACCGACCCCGCTCTGGAACGGCTGCTCCACCCGGTGCGGTCGGGTGCGTTCCTCGGCGCGGTGCGGTCGGGGACCGTGGGTATGCCCGTGACGGAGGGGGCGTGCGCGCCGTTCGCCGACGACGACTGGTTGTTCAGCCACAACGGGGTCGTGCTCGGTTGGCCGGAGTCCGTCGCCGGGCTCGCCGAGGAGTTGCCCGTGGTGGACCTGCTGCGCCTCGACGCGCCGACCGACTCGGCGTTGCTGTGGGCGTGGTTGCGCCACGCGCTGCGCGGGGGAGCCCACCCGGTCGACACGGTGACGGAACTGGTGCGCCGCGTCGCGGCCACGGCGCGGGGAGCGCGGCTCAACCTGCTGCTCGTGGGACGGACCGTGCTCGTGGCGACGGCGTGGTCCCATTCGCTGTGGGTGCGTTCCCCCGGAGCCGGAGTGCTCGTGGCCTCCGAGCCGTGCGACGAGGAGCCGGGCTGGCGGCCCGTCCCGGACGGCGGGCTCCTGGTGGCCCACACCACCGACGACGGCGCCTCGACGACGTACGAGGTCGGGAAGATCGCACAACCGGAAGAACGGAGCCAGGTGTGA
- the egtB gene encoding ergothioneine biosynthesis protein EgtB: MTSVHRDVDDRIDFRESSDGGPRRPLRELSEQDLRAHTAEVLDRARGRSVALTDAVDDEDLVKQHSKLMSPLVWDLAHIGSQEEIWLVRDVGGREPLRPDIDDLYDAFQHPRATRPSLPLLGPSEARGYVEEVRRKAFDVLERTPLSGRDVTRTAFAFGMIAQHEQQHCETMLATHQLRKGDPVLHAPAPPPAQVRDLPDEVVVPAGSFVMGTSVEPWALDNERPAHEVFVDAFAIDTTPVTGARYAEFVDDGGYADPRWWSDDGWAYRSEHGIVAPRFWRREGGRWWRTRFGVYEPVPDDEPVVHVSYHEAEAFAAWAGKRLPTEAEWEKAARYDPATGRSRRYPWGDDDPTPEHANLGQRHLRPAPVGAYPRGVSALGVHQLIGDVWEWTSSDFRPYPGFVAFPYREYSEVFFGPEYKVLRGGSFGSDPVAVRGTFRNWDLPIRRQIFAGFRCARDVHPGDAGV, encoded by the coding sequence ATGACCAGCGTCCACCGTGACGTCGACGACCGGATCGATTTCCGGGAGAGCTCCGACGGCGGGCCCCGTCGTCCGCTGCGGGAGCTGTCCGAACAGGACTTGAGAGCGCACACCGCCGAGGTGCTGGACCGGGCCCGTGGCCGGAGTGTCGCCCTGACCGACGCCGTGGACGACGAGGACCTCGTCAAACAGCACTCCAAGCTGATGTCACCCCTGGTGTGGGACCTCGCGCACATCGGGAGCCAGGAGGAGATCTGGCTCGTGCGTGACGTGGGGGGCCGCGAGCCGCTGCGCCCCGACATCGACGACCTCTACGACGCGTTCCAGCATCCCCGCGCCACGCGGCCGTCGCTGCCCCTGCTCGGGCCGTCGGAGGCCCGCGGTTACGTCGAGGAGGTTCGGCGCAAGGCGTTCGACGTGCTGGAGCGGACACCCCTTTCGGGCCGCGACGTGACCCGTACCGCGTTCGCCTTCGGCATGATCGCGCAGCACGAGCAGCAGCACTGCGAGACGATGCTGGCCACCCACCAGCTCCGCAAGGGCGACCCCGTGTTGCACGCGCCCGCTCCACCGCCCGCGCAGGTGCGCGACCTGCCCGACGAAGTCGTGGTCCCGGCGGGTTCCTTCGTGATGGGAACCTCGGTCGAGCCGTGGGCGCTGGACAACGAACGGCCCGCGCACGAGGTGTTCGTCGACGCGTTCGCCATCGACACCACCCCGGTGACGGGCGCGCGGTACGCGGAGTTCGTCGACGACGGCGGCTACGCCGACCCGCGTTGGTGGAGCGACGACGGCTGGGCGTACCGCAGCGAGCACGGAATCGTCGCGCCGCGGTTCTGGAGGCGCGAGGGCGGCCGCTGGTGGCGCACCCGCTTCGGTGTGTACGAACCGGTGCCGGACGACGAACCGGTGGTCCACGTCTCCTACCACGAGGCCGAGGCCTTCGCGGCGTGGGCGGGAAAGCGGCTGCCCACCGAGGCCGAGTGGGAGAAGGCGGCCCGGTACGACCCCGCCACGGGACGTTCGCGCCGCTATCCGTGGGGTGACGACGATCCCACGCCCGAACACGCGAACCTCGGGCAACGCCACCTCCGGCCCGCGCCGGTGGGGGCGTATCCGCGCGGTGTGTCCGCGCTGGGAGTGCACCAGCTCATCGGTGACGTCTGGGAGTGGACGAGCAGCGACTTCCGGCCCTATCCCGGTTTCGTCGCGTTCCCGTACCGGGAGTACTCCGAGGTGTTCTTCGGACCCGAGTACAAGGTGCTACGCGGTGGCTCGTTCGGCAGTGACCCCGTGGCGGTGCGGGGCACGTTCCGCAACTGGGACCTCCCGATCCGCAGGCAGATCTTCGCGGGCTTCCGCTGTGCCCGTGACGTACACCCCGGCGACGCCGGTGTGTAG
- a CDS encoding glutamate-cysteine ligase family protein has translation MTAIPVARPGPRDPRRRDVPDTSTEPEEIAARVVSDRAEGEAYVASVCFKHGPPRLLGVELEFTVHDVADPALPLSATRLASALGPHAPTTLVPGSPALPLPSGSTLTLEPGGQVEISTAPAPSFRSLVEVADADLAHVGDLLGAAGLRLGSHGIDAFRSPARLLPTPRYAAMERRFAPLGPGGVTMMCSTAAIQMCVDVGQVHEAPRRWAAAHALGPVLLSLFANSRRHAGADTGFASARWRSVMDTEPCRTVAEQPCDDPAAAWARRVLDTPLMVLRRDGARWDAPAGLTFASWIEGRGPGATLPRPTFGDLDYHLTTLFTPVRPHGYLEIRYLDAQPPEGWVPPAALLAALLSTPSTVDLALELCEPVAGRWADAARFGTDDAALGAAARAVGELGCAALSNLHLPDHTIADIAGAVERRWRRRERE, from the coding sequence ATGACAGCGATACCCGTCGCCCGGCCGGGTCCTCGCGATCCGCGACGCCGCGACGTCCCCGACACGAGCACGGAGCCCGAGGAGATCGCCGCGCGAGTGGTCTCCGACCGGGCGGAGGGTGAGGCCTACGTCGCGTCGGTGTGTTTCAAACACGGTCCGCCGAGGCTGCTCGGCGTCGAGTTGGAGTTCACCGTCCACGACGTCGCCGACCCCGCCCTGCCCCTGTCCGCGACACGCCTCGCCTCCGCTCTGGGCCCCCACGCCCCGACCACCCTCGTCCCCGGCAGTCCCGCACTGCCGTTGCCGTCCGGCTCCACACTCACCCTCGAACCCGGGGGCCAGGTGGAGATCTCCACAGCCCCCGCCCCGTCGTTCCGGTCCCTCGTCGAGGTGGCCGATGCGGACCTCGCCCACGTCGGCGACCTCCTCGGCGCAGCGGGCCTGCGGTTGGGCTCGCACGGGATCGACGCGTTCCGCTCCCCGGCGCGGTTGCTGCCGACACCGCGTTACGCGGCGATGGAACGCCGGTTCGCCCCGCTCGGTCCCGGCGGCGTCACGATGATGTGCAGTACGGCGGCGATCCAGATGTGTGTCGACGTGGGTCAGGTGCACGAGGCGCCGCGCCGGTGGGCCGCCGCCCACGCGCTGGGGCCGGTGTTGCTGTCGCTGTTCGCGAACTCCCGGCGGCACGCGGGCGCCGACACGGGTTTCGCGTCGGCCCGCTGGCGGTCCGTGATGGACACCGAGCCGTGTCGCACCGTCGCCGAACAGCCCTGCGACGACCCGGCCGCGGCGTGGGCGCGGCGTGTGCTGGACACACCGCTGATGGTGCTGCGCCGTGACGGCGCCCGATGGGACGCCCCCGCCGGGCTGACGTTCGCCTCCTGGATCGAGGGACGTGGCCCCGGTGCCACGTTGCCCCGCCCCACCTTCGGCGACCTGGACTATCACCTCACGACGCTGTTCACTCCCGTCCGCCCGCACGGTTACCTGGAGATTCGCTACCTCGACGCGCAACCACCCGAGGGTTGGGTGCCGCCCGCGGCCCTGCTCGCCGCCCTCCTCTCCACACCATCCACTGTGGACTTGGCGCTGGAGCTCTGTGAGCCCGTCGCGGGACGGTGGGCCGACGCCGCGCGGTTCGGAACGGACGACGCGGCCCTCGGTGCGGCCGCCCGCGCCGTCGGTGAACTCGGTTGCGCCGCGTTGTCGAACCTGCACCTACCCGATCACACGATCGCCGACATCGCCGGTGCCGTCGAGCGCCGGTGGCGGCGGCGGGAAAGGGAGTGA
- a CDS encoding LysR family transcriptional regulator, producing MELSVHRLRMLRELHRRGTVTAAAAALHYTASAVSQQLAQLERDVGAKLFERLGRRVQLTELGMLLTEHAEEILGAVERATMALEEAQQTQSVRLTAGVWASVASGLLPTALASLAEDHPGIEVRTRELAPEETADAVRDGALDFSFVIDYTDAPTPWDAGLERVAVAVERLYAAVPAATAPASSVSLSDLADQPWILASPRSHFGRAVRVACQRFGFQPAIEHEVEEQATAMAMVSAGLGVTLVSDLGLTLRPAGVDIVTLATPVMRTVSVAYRRATQRRPALRLVIDAVRAAAAELGLGASATVPG from the coding sequence ATGGAGCTGTCGGTGCATCGGTTGCGGATGCTGCGGGAGCTGCACCGCCGGGGGACGGTCACCGCCGCCGCGGCGGCGCTGCACTACACGGCCTCCGCCGTGTCGCAACAGCTCGCACAACTGGAGCGCGACGTCGGTGCCAAGCTCTTCGAGCGACTGGGACGCCGGGTCCAACTCACCGAACTCGGCATGCTGCTGACCGAGCACGCCGAGGAGATCCTCGGCGCGGTGGAACGCGCCACCATGGCGCTGGAGGAGGCGCAGCAGACGCAGTCGGTGCGGCTGACCGCGGGAGTGTGGGCGTCGGTGGCCTCCGGCCTGTTGCCCACCGCGCTCGCCTCGCTCGCCGAGGACCACCCGGGCATCGAGGTCCGCACGCGCGAGCTGGCCCCGGAGGAGACGGCCGACGCGGTGCGGGACGGGGCGCTGGACTTCTCGTTCGTCATCGACTACACCGACGCGCCGACACCGTGGGACGCCGGGCTGGAACGGGTGGCGGTGGCCGTGGAGCGGCTGTACGCCGCGGTGCCCGCCGCCACCGCCCCGGCGAGCTCGGTGAGTTTGTCGGACCTGGCCGACCAGCCGTGGATCCTCGCGAGCCCGCGAAGCCACTTCGGCAGGGCGGTGCGCGTGGCGTGTCAGCGGTTCGGGTTCCAGCCCGCCATCGAGCACGAGGTCGAGGAACAGGCCACGGCGATGGCGATGGTGAGCGCAGGGCTGGGCGTCACCCTGGTGTCGGACCTGGGACTGACGCTGCGTCCGGCCGGGGTCGACATCGTGACGCTGGCGACCCCGGTGATGCGCACGGTGTCGGTGGCCTACCGTCGCGCGACCCAGCGCAGGCCCGCGTTGCGGCTGGTGATCGACGCCGTGCGGGCCGCGGCGGCCGAACTCGGGCTCGGTGCCTCGGCGACGGTTCCGGGCTGA